In Mastacembelus armatus chromosome 22, fMasArm1.2, whole genome shotgun sequence, a genomic segment contains:
- the mia2 gene encoding cTAGE family member 5 isoform X2, whose protein sequence is MAFSQACKFLWITCTAFVTLPHQNLGLLSDYKICGDSECESPMSRVQAIRDHHGKDCRFLSFRQGDTIFVYHKLTGKREDLWAGTIDKQFGYFPKDAVQEEQVYAAMEKVVETQKSDFFCMDDFGYLIDTSHLDRDHDDDQKILNQEPKTTQSSLRTDASSTESPLTHADRPTESLVSTQQPDGTSTEESENKNAADPADRTHEEQHKTSTAQNEQGGSPSSSWLGSSVTGWLGLGNEEQPAKWAEGEKTDERKETQAGASLSLSVTGLLGFGGGEGKPDDPINTREENKETDDSLTSTVTGWLGFGGEKNTDSIKIHEPREMAEESEVIEKFRSRRISLDLEGTQLQEDEKEDMGTLDWLGNGLSSVLRFDTTNQGLGHETNGRETEEAMEEKEQPTASSWLNIGIGDILGFRKDKSEGDESTGVGYEGKEKGTTLEPPISTENVDTSHSQHAQTEEEKREPEEKVETETVPEVGSEIISSSFNTYTAETNVEDQVPNSEAKEDSTTLAPVKVDTNNNNIDASHNSKDFVLPVHAASKVDEKDVSPQIRSEEVSHLLGGPELTGNVGEYNNKESDVEIKDATDINQDFYTQSDISLGSDLYSVDSESVGQSVGKVEEENNDQLQSKKTQSADEEGGQITNQEESTVVSAANGASDNGPFHKKIKTDVLHREMPTTHMSESAGQSQVGGNAEDNSRKTEPSLSSATAKDRNEPNSNEDDSLIVNVDNSDIPVMINNNSETETHHAEIAVNTGAHSIESNPQDFGSPHSTDSLYENAPQEDTLTQDTSADSTDQDSASLQMEPRITRKHDVADRLTEPETNTRKNLQQAQTETETHGLEKEVLNETNQKSSIETEQVKGLKEDEKLEELKEVEETEEGDRQQKIDEGKQEELVETMEEVLQEDVDGFKAGERQEDVEELTEEEKGKEVEEIKEKQAKTKELQKEENWGEMEEFKGEKELVEMEESKEVKKQEKLKEVEELEEKEKEEGEERESESSDLDVQTETTHDTVKPESESNEKETQDENTNTEKMQTEHEKMEEKETNQETVEEVKEGKWVEEMQQVNNMEREKMDKREEEKCLYESCPQAEAESESARDRNEIISEEKTQNDEIIADKIGESQMILSEGMERDAVQEEEEEKTANASTSNAMNEDISSKKTSGISDLNSLEGEQIGATKYTDSPLQLTGDSGHSGISDEVLLGHTAENKEHDLSSSEERNRLCQGHKMELEDHDMKCATSASGISTEKLTNQIHSEDKIGGLSLTSDSDESPTGPTVPSGLLENESEGAFGLFKNALNFFSQTPIPETNESTEAAPSLDASTGETTKPQASLTTKQGLDSATNFQKDFSITMPPQQHTQPSPPLARTYSHLDTSSSNTESTLQTTTLSKHYKNLLVHMSLDEMTILTELLGRHKLQFLDYILSSSETMAEDPDNDESILSDIERLVHHHRETLVAPSMRLSDAPQEAKEKTRALIALQKLDMLLGRVRETLLTGNPDVSKANHQAEAGCVGASCSTHSNDKGVTTERGTRKTQESSVSQEHSILRDEWMAMEKDNEQHSVITVKESKTEDEKKGEKRIKEESESNSHIQPQPGSPQPLEGVMKQILHIVHQISEDSAAHVHEARGLIVWITVKVVSLLPDDIRPGPDLYGVPWEPVIISSLVGLVIILLFTCRCYSSVKSRMYRSKERWMAEHVAQLLDEKCKVLQTLSKCQQEYDDLEDSLKDNGVLAQTQRTEHLEGKARQLERAKRELESDLEQLKDQLEQQREHRTEQEKRIAVLEENLKTFEEETKDLQSQEEQAQTTLKVYSMNSDRLQRNLETAGEKNTLLQESNAQLRQQVEGWAERVSELEAEMQRCEIAYSGMQQDVANKDERIKSLTDRLLRMKAWDSDLEEEANEKGGEKERIDENGRGNVTDTQGHLQKVQKLIYAAKLNADLKSLDEDKDRVFAKLNDEVKAKDDLQVSIEELEKEKLSLQSDAEHYSDQVQRLQQKLQIMTEMYQENELKLHRLLTVEEKERLQKEEKLNKADKNIALAMEELNNYRQRAEEMEDELEKTKQSYQTQISAHEKKAHNNWLAARAAERELADIRRENALLRQKLTDTQFKVDTLDKDPYALDSLARPLPFRAERSSYGPSPLGRPASETRAFLSPPTLMDGPPARLSPRGYMFPEPGGPMYRRPPPLPGPIGVLPPLGSLPPGPLLPHPRGFPAVAPAGPPRPIDIPDGSYRENSFGPGEQQHRESGPGDRRTPPEADSRIGGPPPPGPPVGPMDGPFPRRPPYGAPPPEFYPSRGPGGPPMMPMWAAPSAGMMFPPRLPPGGPSLPPAPRHHYSPSMRPPPPDGLPPPSMGPPPIRPSLPSPPHSQSAEEHTPSPEDAI, encoded by the exons ATGGCTTTTTCACAGGCTTGCAAATTTCTGTGGATTACATGCACAGCCTTTGTGACTTTACCTCACCAAAATCTGGGACTGTTGTCTGACTACAAAATCTGTGGAGATTCTGAGTGTGAAA GTCCAATGAGCAGGGTGCAGGCTATCAGGGACCACCATGGTAAGGACTGCCGCTTCCTCAGCTTCAGACAAGGAGACACCATCTTTGTTTACCACAAACTGACGGGAAAGAGGGAAGACCTCTGGGCAGGCACT ATTGACAAACAGTTTGGGTATTTTCCAAAGGATGCAGTGCAAGAGGAGCAGGTTTATGCAGCAATGGAGAAAGTAGTGGAAACACAG AAATCAGATTTCTTCTGTATGGATGATTTTGGCTACCTTATTGACACTAGTCATCTGGACCGCGATCATGATGATGATCAGAAAATCCTTAACCAGGAGCCAAAAACTACGCAATCCAGCCTACGCACAGATGCCAGTAGTACTGAAAGTCCTCTGACACACGCAGATCGCCCTACAGAATCTCTGGTTTCAACACAGCAACCTGATGGCACATCCACAGAAGAAAGCgaaaacaaaaatgctgctgATCCTGCTGACAGGACTCACGAGGAACAACACAAGACGTCCACGGCGCAAAATGAACAAGGTGggtctccctcctcttcctggCTTGGTTCTTCTGTGACAGGATGGTTAGGGCTAGGAAACGAGGAACAACCTGCCAAATGGGctgaaggagagaaaacagatgagagaaaagagacacaGGCCGGAGCTTCGTTAAGTTTGTCTGTGACAGGATTGCTGGGGtttggaggaggagaaggaaaaccTGATGACCCAATAAACActagagaagaaaataaagaaactgaTGATTCCTTGACCTCAACTGTGACTGGGTGGCTTGGCTTTGGAGGTGAGAAAAATACAGATTCCATAAAAATACATGAACCAAGAGAAATGGCTGAAGAAAGTGAAGTGATAGAGAAATTCCGAAGCCGAAGGATATCTCTGGACCTAGAAGGGACCCAATTACAAGAAGATGAGAAGGAAGACATGGGGACACTTGATTGGCTGGGAAATGGACTATCAAGTGTGCTGAGGTTTGACACAACCAATCAGGGGTTAGGACACGAGACAAATGGAAGAGAGACTGAGGAGGCAATGGAAGAGAAGGAACAGCCAACGGCTAGTTCTTGGTTGAATATCGGAATCGGGGACATTTTAGGCTTCAGGAAAGATAAGAGTGAAGGTGATGAGAGTACAGGGGTTGGATATGAGGGGAAAGAAAAGGGCACAACCTTAGAGCCACCAATAAGCACGGAGAATGTGGACACCAGTCATTCACAGCAtgcacagacagaggaggagaaaagagagcCTGAGGAAAAGGTTGAGACAGAAACAGTACCAGAAGTGGGAAGTGAGATTATTAGCAGCAGCTTCAACACATACACTGCTGAAACAAATGTTGAAGATCAAGTTCCTAATTCTGAGGCAAAGGAAGATTCTACCACCTTAGCACCAGTCAAAGTAGatactaataataacaatatagATGCTTCACATAACAGCAAGGATTTTGTGTTACCTGTGCATGCTGCATCCAAGGTTGATGAAAAAGATGTTTCTCCTCAGATCAGGTCAGAGGAAGTGTCCCACTTGCTAGGTGGACCTGAATTAACAGGAAATGTGGGTGAGTACAATAACAAAGAGTCAGATGTGGAAATTAAAGATGCAACTGATATCAATCAGGATTTTTACACACAATCTGACATCAGTTTGGGGTCTGACCTCTATTCTGTGGATTCAGAGTCTGTGGGACAATCTGTAGGTAAGGTTGAGGAGGAAAACAACGATCAGCTGCAgagcaagaaaacacaaagtgcagaTGAGGAAGGGGGTCAAATCACAAATCAGGAAGAATCCACTGTGGTATCTGCTGCAAATGGCGCAAGTGATAATGGTCCTTTCCATAAGAAGATCAAGACAGATGTGCTTCACAGAGAAATGCCCACCACTCACATGAGTGAATCAGCAGGACAAAGTCAAGTGGGTGGTAATGCAGAAGACAACAGCAGAAAGACTGAGCCTTCTTTATCATCAGCCACAGCTAAGGACAGAAATGAACCAAACAGCAATGAGGATGACAGTTTAATTGTTAATGTGGACAATTCTGATATACCAGTCATGATAAATAATAACtcagaaacagagacacatCATGCTGAGATAGCAGTGAATACAGGAGCCCATTCCATTGAAAGCAACCCTCAAGACTTTGGCTCACCTCATTCCACTGACAGCTTGTATGAAAATGCCCCACAGGAGGACACACTCACTCAAGATACTAGTGCAGACAGCACGGATCAGGACTCTGCATCTCTACAGATGGAACCGAGAATCACGCGTAAGCATGATGTTGCAGACAGGCTAACAGAACCTGAGACAAACACcagaaaaaacctccaacaagctcaaactgagacagagactcaTGGACTTGAGAAAGaggttttgaatgaaaccaaccAAAAGTCATCTATTGAGACTGAGCAGGTGAAGGGGTTAAAGGAAGATGAGAAATTGGAGGAGTTaaaagaggtggaggagactGAGGAAGGGGACAGGCAGCAGAAAATAGATGAAGGAAAGCAGGAAGAGCTAGTTGAGACAATGGAAGAAGTGCTTCAGGAGGACGTGGACGGGTTCAAAGCAGGGGAGAGGCAGGAAGATGTGGAGGAGTTaactgaggaagagaaagggaaggaggtggaggaaatAAAGGAGAAACAGGCAAAGACTAAAGAGTTACAGAAGGAAGAAAACTGGGGGGAAATGGAGGAGTTTAAGGGGGAGAAGGAGCTAGTGGAGATGGAGGAGTCAAAGGAAGTGAAGAAACAGGAGAAGTTAAAGGAAGTTGAGGAGTtagaggaaaaagagaaggaagaaggtGAAGAAAGAGAGTCAGAGTCATCTGATTTGGATGTACAGACAGAAACCACTCATGACACTGTCAAGCCAGAGTCAGAAAGCAATGAGAAAGAGACACAGGAtgagaacacaaacactgaaaagatGCAGACAGAGCATgaaaagatggaggagaaagagacaaatCAGGAGACAGTAGAAGAGGTGAAGGAAGGGAAATGGGTTGAAGAAATGCAGCAGGTGAAtaacatggagagagagaaaatggacaAAAGGGAAGAGGAAAAATGTTTGTATGAGTCTTGTCCTCAAGCTGAAGCTGAATCTGAATCAGcaagagacagaaatgaaattatctctgaggaaaaaacacaaaatgatgaaataataGCAGACAAGATAGGAGAGAGTCAGATGATACTCTCTGAGGGTATGGAGAGAGATGCAGTacaagaggaggaagaggaaaaaacagcaaatgccAGTACATCAAATGCAATGAATGAAGACATTTCTAGCAAGAAGACTAGTGGCATCTCTGATCTTAACAGTTTGGAGGGTGAGCAGATAGGAGCAACCAAATACACAGACAGTCCTCTGCAACTTACAGGTGACAGCGGCCACAGTGGAATTTCTGATGAAGTGCTACTTGGtcacacagctgaaaacaaagaacatgATCTTTCTTCCAGTGAAGAAAGAAATAGGCTCTGCCAGGGACATAAAATGGAGCTTGAAGACCATGATATGAAATGTGCAACAAGTGCCAGTGGGATTTCCACTGAGAAACTAACAAATCAAATACACTCTGAAGATAAGATAGGAGGTTTATCTCTAACCAGTGACTCTGATGAAAGCCCTACTGGTCCCACTGTTCCATCTGGTTTGctagaaaatgaaagtgaaggaGCATTTGGTCTTTTCAAAAATGCTCTCAACTTTTTCAGCCAAACACCCATCCCCGAAACCAATGAGTCTACAGAAGCTGCCCCAAGTCTGGATGCCAGTACCGGTGAGACCACTAAGCCACAAGCCTCTCTGACTACCAAACAAGGACTGGATTCTGCTACTAATTTTCAGAAAGATTTTTCCATCACTATGCCCCCGCAGCAGCACACACAACCCTCACCTCCCCTTGCTCGGACATATTCTCACCTCGATACTTCGTCTTCAAACACAGAATCCACCCTCCAAACAACAACCCTCTCCAAACATTACAAAAACCTCCTTGTCCATATGAGCTTAGATGAAATGACTATTTTGACTGAGCTGCTTGGGCGACACAAGCTGCAGTTTTTGGATTATATTTTGAGCAGTTCAGAAACTATGGCTGAAGATCCTGATAATGATGAATCTATATTGTCAGACATAGAAAGGCTTGTGCATCATCACAGGGAAACACTGGTTGCTCCAAGTATGAGGCTCTCTGATGCACCACAGGAGGCAAAAGAAAAGACTCGAGCGCTCATTGCACTTCAGAAACTAGACATGCTGTTgggaagagtgagagagacactCCTCACAGGAAACCCAGATGTCAGTAAAGCAAATCATCAAG CTGAGGCCGGCTGTGTTGGTGCATCCTGTTCGACTCACAGTAACGATAAGGGTGTGACCACTGAGAGAGGGACAAGGAAGACACAAGAGTCATCTGTATCTCAAGAGCACAGCATTCTGAGAGATGAGTGGATGGCAATGGAGAAGGACAATGAGCAACACAGTGTTATAACAGTAAAGGAGAGCAAAACTGAAGAtgagaaaaagggagaaaaaagaattaaagaagAGAGTGAATCCAATTCTCACATTCAGCCACAGCCAGGATCTCCACAGCCACTGGAAG GGGTAATGAAGCAAATTCTGCACATCGTTCATCAGATCAGTGAGGACTCAGCCGCTCATGTTCATGAGGCCAGAGGGCTCATCGTATGGATTACTGTGAAG GTGGTCTCATTGCTACCTGATGACATCAGACCCGGGCCAGACCTGTATGGGGTGCCTTGGGAACCagtcatcatctccagtctTGTGGGACTGGTGATAATACTGTTGTTTACCTGCAGATGTTACAGCTCT GTCAAAAGCAGAATGTATAGAA GTAAAGAGCGTTGGATGGCTGAACATGTTGCACAACTACTAGATGAGAAGTGTAAAGTTCTCCAGACTCTAAGTAAATGTCAACAAGAG TATGATGACCTGGAGGACTCATTGAAGGACAATGGTGTCTTGGCCCAAACTCAAAGGACAGAACATCTGGAg GGCAAAGCCAGGCAGTTGGAACGTGCAAAGAGAGAGCTGGAGAGCGACCTAGAACAGCTGAAGGATCAACTGGAGCAGCAAAGAGAACATCGGACAGAGCAAGAAAAAAGG ATAGCAGTGCTCGAGGAGaacttaaaaacatttgaagaagAAACCAAAGACCTCCAGTCACAGGAAGAACAG GCACAAACTACTCTGAAAGTATATAGTATGAACAGTGATAGGCTGCAGAGGAacctggaaacagctggagagaaGAACACACTGCTACAGGAGAGCAATGCTCAG CtgaggcagcaggtggagggATGGGCAGAAAGAGTGAGTGAGTTGGAGGCAGAGATGCAGAGGTGTGAGATCGCCTATAGTGGGATGCAACAGGATGTGGCCAATAAGGATGAGCGTATAAAG TCCCTGACAGATCGCCTGCTGAGGATGAAAGCCTGGGATTCAGACCTGGAGGAAGAGGCGAATGAGAaagggggagagaaagaaagaatagaTGAGAATGGAAGAGGGAACGTAACAGACACACAAGGCCATCTCCAGAAAGTCCAGAAACTCATTTATGCTGCTAAG CTGAATGCAGACCTCAAATCACTAGATGAAGACAAGGACAGGGTATTTGCCAAACTGAATGATGAAGTTAAAGCTAAAGACGATTTGCAAG TGAGCATtgaggagctggagaaggagaaattATCTCTGCAGTCAGATGCTGAGCACTACTCAGATCAG GTCCAACGATTACAACAGAAACTCCAGATAATGACTGAAATGTATCAGGAGAATGAGCTCAAGTTGCACAG actgCTGACAGTGGAAGAGAAGGAGCGCCTGCAAAAAGAAGAGAAGTTAAATAAAGCAGATAAAAACATTGCACTGGCCATGGAGGAACTCAATAACTACAG ACAACGAGCAGAAGAGATGGAGGATGAGCTGGAGAAAACCAAACAGTCCTACCAGACCCAAATATCAGCGCATGAGAAGAAAGCTCACAATAACTGG CTGGCTGCTCGAGCAGCAGAAAGAGAACTTGCAGACATCAGGAGAGAGAACGCCCTCCTCAGACAGAA gctgacagacacacagtttaaagtCGATACACTTGATAAAGATCCCTATGCCTTGGACAGTCTTGCTCGCCCACTGCCTTTTCGAG CTGAGAGGTCATCATATGGTCCATCTCCTCTGGGTCGACCAGCATCTGAAACCAGAGCTTTCCTCTCACCTCCTACATTAATGGATGGACCCCCTGCTAGATTGTCTCCtagag gCTATATGTTCCCTGAACCAGGAGGTCCAATGTACAGGAGACCTCCACCTCTTCCTGGACCCATTGGCGTTTTGCCCCCGCTGGGCTCTCTTCCACCTGGGCCTCTTCTTCCCCATCCCAGGGGTTTTCCCGCTGTTGCTCCAGCAGGACCTCCCCGTCCTATAGACATACCAG